GTGATAACATTGTAGTATCATGTATTGATAAATTTATTAATGGTTTGTTCCTCAATAAAAAGAAAATAGAAGAAGTATGTCAACAGGAAAAAGATAAACTAGCTATAAAGACACCTAATATGGACCAAAAAATAAAGAATTTAAGCGGTGGTAATCAACAGAAAGTTTTAATATCCCGGTGGTTGTTAACTGACCCGGATATATTAATCTTAGACGAGCCAACAAGAGGAATTGATGTAGGGGCAAAATCTGAAATTCACAGATTGATGAGCAAACTAGCCCAACAAGGAAAGGCGGTTATTATGATATCCTCTGAACTGCCTGAGATTCTGGGCATGAGTGATAGAATTTTGGTAATGCATGAAGGTAAAATAACTGGAGAGCTTGATAGGTTTGAAGCAACTCAGGAAAAAGTACTCGAATATGCAACAGGAGTAGCCGTAAATTAAAATCATATAATAGGTTAGGAGGAAACAAGATGGCGCTTAAACATGGGGAAGCAAAAATTAATAACAAAACATTAAATAAAAATAATGCCGTATCAATATCTAATTTCAAGCAAATGTATAACCGTTATGGAATATTTTTTATACTAATTGCATTAGTTGTTCTAATGTCTGTACTTTCTCCATCGTTTTTAACAGTTATAAATATTATGAATGTAGTAAGGCAAATATCTTTTATTGCAATTGTGGGAATTGGTGTTACAATGGTTATTATCACTACCGGAATTGACCTGTCTTCCGGTTCTGTTATTGCATTGGCATCAGTTGTGAGTGCGAGTTTTGCACATCCAAATACGTATCCTCTAGTAGTACCTGTGCTTTTAGGTCTTGCAATGGGAGTGCTCTGTGGTGCTGTTAACGGTTCAATTATCGCAAAGGCAAAAATTCCTCCTTTTATTGTCACTTTAGGTATGATGACTGTCGCAAGAGGAGCTGCACTGTTATATAGTAATGGCAAACCAATCGGAAATTTTACCAATGAATTCATATTCCTTGGTGCCGGAAAAATTATGGGTATACCCGTTCCTATAATTATCCTGCTATTTGTAGCAATAATCACACATATTATGTTAAACAACACAAAATTCGGAAGACATGTCTATGCGATAGGTGGTAATGAACAGGCAGCAATCATATCAGGTGTAAACGTCAATAAAGTTAAGGTTTTAGTATATACTTATGCATCATTTTTAGCAGCTCTTGCAGGAATAGTATTAACCGCTCGTATTAGTTCCGGGCAGCCTGGTTTGGGCGTATCTTATGAACTGGATGCCATTGCAGCAGCTGTAATCGGGGGGACCAGTTTGAGTACAGGAGGAATAGGCACAGTAGCCGGGACAATTACAGGTGCTCTTATTATTGGTGTAATCAACAACGGAATGGATTTATTAAATGTTTCTGCTTACTGGCAGCAGATTGTAAAAGGTGTAATTATTGTAGCTGCTGTTTTATTGGATCAGATAAAAAATAAATAGATATAGGATCAAATCAAAAATAAAATTTGTGCTTGAATGTCAGGACTTAGGTTTCTATAGTTTTCAAGTACATTATAAAAACTATCTAAAAACAAAAGACTGAGGGTAAAACCTCAAAATAGAAAGTGAGGTAATAGAAAATGAAAAAAAATGTAAAAGTCGGTATTATAGGTGCTGGAAGAATCGGAAAGCTGCACGCCGAGAATATTGCATATCACATTCCAGAAGCAGAAATTGTAGCTATTGCAGATGTATATGCTGATCAAATCAGGGAATGGGCTGCAAATCTTGGAGTACCGATGGTTACGAATGACTATAAGGATATTTTAAATAATCCTGATATCGATGCTGTTGTAATTTGTTCTTCTACCGATACTCATGCACGATTTACAATAGAAGCAGCTAAAGCTGGTAAGCATGTTTTTTGTGAGAAGCCTATTGATTTAACGGTTGAAAAAGTTAAGCAGGCAATTGAAGCCGTAAAAGAAGCGGGAGTAAAATTGCAAATTGGATTTAACAGGAGATTCGACCATAATCACAAAAGGGTTCGAGATGCAGTATTAGAAGGTAAAATTGGTGCTCCTCATATTATTAAAATCACATCCAGAGATCCTGCTCCGCCACCAATTGAATATGTAAAAGTTTCCGGGGGACTTTTCATGGATATGACCATCCATGATTTTGATATGGCAAGATATTTATCGGGGAGTGAAGTTGAGGAGGTATATGCCAGCGGAGCAGTTCTTGTAGATCCAGCCATTGGTGATGCAGGAGATATTGATACGGCGGTTATAACATTGAAATTTAAGAATGGTGCTATTGGTGTAATTGATAATAGCAGAAAAGCTGCTTATGGCTATGACCAGAGGTTAGAAGTTTTTGGCTCTAAAGGTTGTATGATGAATTTTAATGATACACCATCTTCGGCGGTTTTAAGTACAGTTGAAGGCGTATTTAGTGAAAAGCCTAAATACTTCTTCCTTGAAAGATACAAGGATTCCTTTATTGCAGAAATGAAAGAATTCTTTAATGCAATATTAAATGATACCGAAACGCCTGTTACAGGTATAGATGGTCTAAAGCCTGTCCTTATAGCACTTGCCGCTAAAAAGTCTATGGAAGAAGGAAGACCTGTAAAAATAGAAGAAATAGAAAAAGCATTTTAATTTTTTTAGGGGGTTATCAATATGAAGATTTGTTTTAATCAAGCAACTACAATGAAAAATTCCACGCTTGAAAAAGATTTGCATTTTTGCGAAAAATATGGGTATGAACTTATTGAAATTCGACTTGACAAATTACGTGAATATTTGAAGGATCATACAACGGACGATCTTGTAACATTTTTCAACAACAGCAGGATTAAACCTTTTGCATTTAATGCCTTGGAATTTATTACTTTCCGTGATGAAGAAGGGTACAAGCAGATCAAAGACGATTTAAAATTCCTATGTGAGGTTGGAGAAAAAATTAATTGCAAAAAAATTGTTGTAGTACCTACTTTTGATATTGGAAACTATACAAAAACCCAAATTAAAGAAGAGTCTATTCGTGTATTAAAT
This genomic stretch from Petroclostridium xylanilyticum harbors:
- a CDS encoding ABC transporter permease, giving the protein MALKHGEAKINNKTLNKNNAVSISNFKQMYNRYGIFFILIALVVLMSVLSPSFLTVINIMNVVRQISFIAIVGIGVTMVIITTGIDLSSGSVIALASVVSASFAHPNTYPLVVPVLLGLAMGVLCGAVNGSIIAKAKIPPFIVTLGMMTVARGAALLYSNGKPIGNFTNEFIFLGAGKIMGIPVPIIILLFVAIITHIMLNNTKFGRHVYAIGGNEQAAIISGVNVNKVKVLVYTYASFLAALAGIVLTARISSGQPGLGVSYELDAIAAAVIGGTSLSTGGIGTVAGTITGALIIGVINNGMDLLNVSAYWQQIVKGVIIVAAVLLDQIKNK
- the iolG gene encoding inositol 2-dehydrogenase; translation: MKKNVKVGIIGAGRIGKLHAENIAYHIPEAEIVAIADVYADQIREWAANLGVPMVTNDYKDILNNPDIDAVVICSSTDTHARFTIEAAKAGKHVFCEKPIDLTVEKVKQAIEAVKEAGVKLQIGFNRRFDHNHKRVRDAVLEGKIGAPHIIKITSRDPAPPPIEYVKVSGGLFMDMTIHDFDMARYLSGSEVEEVYASGAVLVDPAIGDAGDIDTAVITLKFKNGAIGVIDNSRKAAYGYDQRLEVFGSKGCMMNFNDTPSSAVLSTVEGVFSEKPKYFFLERYKDSFIAEMKEFFNAILNDTETPVTGIDGLKPVLIALAAKKSMEEGRPVKIEEIEKAF